Part of the Paracoccus sp. S3-43 genome, AATACCCTGCGCGAGGTGTTCCGCCTGCTGACGCGCGAGGGCCTGCTGTGCCACGAACCCAATCGCGGGGTGTTCGTCGCGGTGCCCTCGATGGCCAGCATCGTCGACATCTACCGCGTGCGGCGGCTGATCGAGGTGCCCGCCCTGGCCCATGCCTGGCCCCGGCACGAGGCCGTGGCGCAGATGCGTCTCGCCGTCGAAAAGGCCCGCGCCGCGCGCGAGATCCAGGACTGGCGCAGGGTCGGCAGCGCCAATATGGAATTCCACGCCGCCATCGTCGCGCTGACCGACAGCGCCCGGTTGCAGGGATTCTTTGCGCAGATCATCGCGGAATTGCGGCTGGCCTTCGGGCTGCTGGACAGTCCCGAACGGCTGCACGAACCCTATATCGACCGCAATGCCCAGATCCTGGACTTGCTGATCCAGGGCCAGCAGGCCCAGGCGGCGGCCATGCTGGCGGGGTATCTGGACGACTCCGAACGCGTGGTGCTGGCCGCTTTCGCCCGGCTGGGCTGAGGCGCGTCAGCCCGCGCTTGCCAGCATCCCCTTGTCCTCCGCCAGGGTCGCGGCAGCGGGGTCGGGCAGGCGAAAGCGCACCATCTGCCGCCCGGCGCCCAGCTTGGTGACCGCCCAGCCCAGCAATTGCCCCTGCGGTCCGGCCATCAGCCCGGTGTCGCGCAGCCCCGCCTCGGCTTGGGTCAGCCGCGCGGCCAGGGCCGCGACACCCGGTCCCGCCTCGGCCGGGGCCTGCCAGCAGGCCAGCGCCTCGGCCAGGCTTCCGGCGCCGGGCCACAGCTCGCGATAGGGGCGGTTCGACATGATCACCTGCCCGCCTGGGCCGAACACCGCCACCGCGTCGCCCAAGCCGTCCAACACGCTGTGGCCCAGCGTCATTTCGGCACGGAAGCGGCGCGTCAGGCTCATTTCCGAGGTGATGTCCTCGAACAGGAAGGCCACGGCGCCGTCGGGATGCGGCCTGCCGGTCACGCGATAGGTCTGGCCGCCCGGCAGGGACCATTCCTCGACATGGTGGCCGGTGGCCGCGGCGCTTTCCAGATTGCTCATCTGCTGGCGCCAGCTTCGGAAATCCTTGGGTTCGGGGACCATCCGCAGTTCGCGCAGCTTGTCCAGAAGGTCGAACAGCGTCGGCCGCGCGGTCAGGAAGCCGGTCGGCAGGTTGGTCAGGTCGATCAGCGCCGGGTTGAACAGTTGCAGATGCCGCTGCCGGTCGAAGATCGCCAGGCCGATGGGCAGGTCGGCAAAGGTCTTGGTCAGGGTCTGGACGAATTCGCGCAGGGACCGTTCGGCGCGCACGGCGGCATCGGCGGGCAGGGCGAACATCATCGTCTGGTCGCCGATCGGGTGGCTGTGGCAGTCGTACCAGAACACCGCCCCGTTCTGCGTCAGCGAGGCGCGCCGCGTCCGCGTCCCGGCACCGGGCACGGGGCGCGGCGAATCCAGCAGGCGCGGCAGGGGCCAGCCGATGGGTTCGTCCGCCTGCGCCTCGGCCTTGCGCAGATAGGCGGCGTTGGCCCAGGTGACGCGTTCCTCGGCATCCTGGCGCCAGACCAGCATCGGCGTCTGGTCCAGCGACCGGCGCAGCAGGTCCAGCTCCTCCTCCATCGCCTGCTGGGACATCGAATCGACGACGATGCCCGCATATTCGGCCTGGGGGTCGGTGATGGTGATCCGCAGCAGGTCCGAATCGATCTGTTCGACCAGCAGCCGCAGGGTGGCGCTGCCGGTGCCGGACTGGCCCAGGCATTCGAATCGGCCCGCCCGGCCGATCCGCGACAGCCCGGCGATCGCCTCGGGAAAGCGCGGGCCGATCCATTGCAGCAGCCGGGTCCATTCGCTTTCGGGCGCGGAGATGCGGTCCAGCAGCGCGCGGGCGGGCGGCGTCGCGTCCACCAGGCGCTGGCCCCGGAACAGCAGCACCATCGGCTTCAGGCTGCCGTCCAGTCCTTGTGGCAGGCGCGGCCCGCGCTGCCCCGGACCCCTGTCCCACCACCGCAGCAGCGCGACCGCCAGCAGGACCGAGACGGTGCCCGTCGAGACCGCCAGCAAGACCAGCCCGATACCGTGCAGGGACATCAGAAGCTCCTTCGCGTTTGGCCGACCTTAAAGCGAAGGGGCTTAACGAACAGTTAAAAACGTCATGTCATCCGGGGATTGTCGCCCAGGGCCCCGCGCGCCTCGACGGCGATCCGGTCCAGCGGCCAGCGGACGGTCACGACCGCGCCCGGCCCGCCATTGCCGAAATCCAGCCGCGCGCCCGACCGTTCCAGCAGCGTCTTGGCGATGAACAGGCCCAGGCCCATCCCGTCATAGCCCGCGCGCTGCGGCCCGCCGCGCTTGCTGGTCAGATAGGGATCGCCGATCCGCGCCAGCAGCGCGGGCGGATAGCCGGGACCGTCGTCGCGGATCGTCACCGCCAGCCAGCCGTCGCGGGCCTGCGATTCGATCACCACGCGGGCGGCGGCGAAATCGACGGCGTTCTGGATCAGGTTGCGCAGCGCGTGGATGATGGCGGGGTCGCGGCGGATATCGGGGCCGTCGGCGCGGATCTCGACCACGGGGCCGCGTCCGGCATGGGGTTCGGCGGCGTCCTCCAGCACGGTGCGCAGGGGGGCGCTGCGCAGGTGCAGGTCGTCCTTGCCCGCCCGGCCCATGCTGCGCAGGATGTCGCCGCAGCGCACCGCGGAATCGCGCAGCGCGATGGCGTCGGCTTGCAGGTCGGGGCGGTCGTCCAACTCGTCCGCAAGCTCGGCCGCGATCAGCTTGATGGTGGCCAGGGGGGTGCCCATCTCGTGCGCGGCCGCCGCCACGACGCCGCCCAGATGTTGCAGCCGCTGTTCGCGCGCCAGGGCCATCTGCGTCGCGAACAGCGCGTTCGAGGTCGCCTGCAATTCCGCCGTCACCCGATGCGCATAGCCGGCGAAGAACACCACCCCGATCATCAGCGCCGCCCAGTGCCCCAAGGCCAGGACCGGCGCCAGCATCAGCTCGCCCCCGCCCGCGTCATGCAGGGGCAGCGCAAAGCGCGACGCCAGCGACACCAGGATCATCGTCGCCAGGCCCAGGGCCACCGTCTGGCGCCTGTCCAGCGATGTCGCGGCCACCGTCACCGGCGCCAGGACCAGCAGCGCGAAGGGATTGGCCAGCCCCCCGGTCAGCGCCATCAGGGCCGAAATCTGGATCACGTCGAAGGTCAGATGCACCACCGCCAGCCGGGCCGAGGTGCGGCGCCGGGGCCACAGCCCCTGCCACAGGTTCAGGGCGGCGGCGGCGGCGATCAGCGCCAGCACGGGGACGATGGCGAAACCGATGCCCATCAGATGCGCGACCACCACCGCCGCCGTCTGCCCGGCGATCGCGAACCACCGCAGCAGGACCAGGGTCCGCATCCGGATCGGCTCGGCCTGGATAGCTGGGCCGGAGGGAGGGGCGACGGGGTCGGGCATGGGGTCCGAAAGGGGGGGGGTGCGACGTTGCGGATCTTGATACGCGGGGCGGGATGGGCGATCAATGCGCCGCTTCGGGCGCAATGAAGGAGGTTGATCATGGCCGACCGCAAAATCCTGCTGATCGGTTGCGTTGCAGCCCTGGCCCTGCTGGGGGCGGGCGGCGCCTGGCTGGCAAGCCGCGACGGCGGCGACCGCTTCGCCCGATGCAGCGCCGGGACGGTCGCGGGCGGCATGGACAGCTTCGGCACCGACTTCACCCTGACCCGCCAGGACGGGCAGCGCGTCACGGCAGACCAGGTCTTCACCAAACCCTCGCTGCTGTATTTCGGCTATACCTTCTGCCCGGATGTCTGCCCCCTGGACAGCGCGCGGAATGCCGAGGCCGCGGCCCTGCTGGCCGAACGGGGCAAGGATGTGCAGACGGTCTTCATCACCGTCGATCCGGGCCGCGACACGCCCGAGGTGGTGGCCGATTTCACCAGCCTGTTTTCCGACGACATGATCGGCCTGACCGGATCCGAGGATGAAATCGCCGCCGTCAACAAGGGCTGGCGGAATTACTACAAGGTCAATGACCAGGAGGACCAGGAATATTACCTGGTCGATCACATGACCAATACCTATCTGGTCCTGCCCGGAAACCAGACCGTCGCCTTCTTCCCGCGCGACACCGCGCCCGAGGCGATGGCCGAGCGCGTCGGCTGCTTCGTGGATGCCCTTGGCTGAGAAGTGATTGCCCCCGACCCGTCCTTGCGGCAGTGTTGCCGTTTACCCAAGGTCGGATACGCGGATGATGGAACACGACAACTTTGCCCAGCCGGATCCTGGTCCCGATCCGTCGCTTCTGCTGGTGGACGACGACGAAATCTTCGTGACGCGGCTGGCCCGCGCGATGGAAAAGCGCGGCTTCGCCACGCGCACCGCCCTCAGCGTCGCCGACGCCCTGGCGATGATCCGCAGCCAGCCGCCCGCCTATGCGGTGGTCGACCTGCGGCTGGAGGACGGCAACGGCCTTGACGTGGTCGAGGCGCTGCGCGACCTGCGGGCCGACGCGCGCATCATCGTGCTGACGGGATACGGGGCCATCGCGACCGCCGTGGCGGCGGTCAAGATGGGCGCGACGGATTATCTGGCAAAGCCCGCCGACGCAAATGACGTTACGTCTGCGTTGCTGTCCAGCGGCGAATCCCTGCCGCCGCCGCCCGATAATCCGATGTCGGCCGATCGGGTCAGATGGGAACATATCCAGCGTGTTTACGAGCAATGCGACCGCAATGTCAGCGAAACCGCGCGGCGATTGCATATGCATCGGCGCACGCTTCAGCGAATTCTTGCCAAACGCGGGCCGCGTTAAAGATATTAAGCGATCTTGTAATTGAAACGCACTTGTATCAAATTGCGAATTAGCAATTCAATACGGATGTAAACGAGATGAACTTTGACCTGGACAAGATGACGCTTAAGGAGCTGCGTGATCTTCGGGGGAAACTGGACCGCGCGATTAACTCTTATGAAGATCGGAAACGCCGCGAAGCCCTGGCGGCGGTCGAGGAAGCGGCGCGCGAGCATGGTTTCAACCTGTCCGACCTGACCGGCGCAAAACCCCGGCGGTCGGGCACGGTCGCCCCGAAATATGCCAATCCCAGCGATCCGACGATGACCTGGACCGGCCGCGGCCGCAAACCCCGCTGGGTCCAGGAAAGCTTGGATGGCGGCAAGCAGTTGGACGACCTGCTGATCTGAGCGCCGTTTTGCGAAGGCCGCCCCGCGCTGCGGACGGCCTGGATCAGGCGGGATCGTCTGCCGTTTCCATCAATGCGTGAAAACGATCCAGAAACGCCGCCCGCGCCTGCGTCGGGGGGCGCAATTGGATATGCAGGACAGACATAATGGCGTCGTTTTGCAAGGGAAACAGGCGCCGGGCCTCGGCTTCGCTGAAACCGGCGATTTGAACGGCCTCCAGCCGCGCTGAAATCCGGTCGGCGGTCTTGATTTTCGTCTTGATGGCCGGAGGCAGGGCCGCAGGCAGGCCGAAACGGCGGTGAATGGCGGCGGCCAGGCGTTCGTCCATCCGGCCATATTCGGCGCCAAGCGCCGCCTTGACCGGGGAAATCATGTCGCCGATCACATATTCGGGGGCGTCATGCAACAGCGCGGCCAGTTTCCAGCGGGCCTCCACCCCCGGATTCAGGCGCCCCAGGATATCTTCCACCAGCAGCGAATGTTCCGCGACCGAATAAGGCCAGTCGCCCTGCGTCTGGCCGTTCCAGCGGGCGACGAAGGCCAGCCCGTGGGCGATGTCGGTGATCTCGATATCCAGCGGCGTCGGATCCAGCAGATCCAGACGCCGGCCCGACAGCATCCGCTGCCAGGCGCGGCGCGGTCGGGCGGCCATGGCCGGTCAGGACAGCCGCTGATCCGCCGGGGCGCCCGCCTGCTGGGACTGCGCCCGGCGCGCCAGTTCCTGGCGATACAGGGCCAGGAAATCGACCGGGTCCATGTTGAAGGGCGGGAAGCCCCCGTCGCGCGTCAGGTCCGAAATGATCCGCCGCACGAAGGGAAACAGCATCCGTGGGCATTCGATCATCAGGAACGGGTGCATCTGGTCTTCGGGCACGCCCTCGATCAGGAACACCCCGCCATAGTCCAGCTCGGCCAGAAACAGGGTCGAATTGTCGCCCTTGTTGGTCGAGGTGACGCGGAATTTCGAGATCACCTCGTACTGGTTGTCGCCCGCGCGCTTGCGGGCGTCCAGGCTGACCTGGACGGTGATCTCGGGCTGGACCTCGCCCTGGGGCGCGCCCTTGGTCGCCACCGCGTTTTCAAAGGACAGGTCGCGGATATACTGCGCCAGGATCTGCATCCGCACCTGCGCGGCTGCGGGCGCGGCGCCGTTCGGGTTGGTTTCGTCGGCCATGGGTCTTTCCTTGAAGGATCGCTGTCGGCCGCTTTCTATCAGGCGCGGGCCACGGCCTCAATGCCGCGTCCAGCCGGAATTGCCGCGCGGCGCAGGGCGGCCGTCATCGTCGGCCAGATCCTCGGGCAGGTCCACCGGCGGACGAGGGTTGCGGACGGGGCGCGCGTCCTCGACCACGTAATCCGCGTCGATCACCCCGTCGGCATAGGGCGGGCGATGGGTTTCCCGCCGGGTCATGTGGACGGTCGTGACCCGCATCCGCCGCGACGCCTGGCGCATGATCAGGTCGCGCACCGGCGGGATCAGCAGCAGCAGCCCGATGGCGTCGGTGAAGAAGCCCGGCACGATCAGCAGGACGCCCGCCAGGATCCGCATCATCCCATGGGCCAGCGGCCGGGACGGGTCGCGCAACTCGGCCAGGCTGCGCTGCGCCTGCACCCAGGCCTGGTTGCCCTGGCTGCGGATCACCGCCACGCCCAGCACGAAGGCCAGCACCACCAGGGCCAGCGTCGCCCAGACCCCGATCAGCCCGCCCACCTGAATGAACAGCGCGATCTCGACGATCGGCAGCAACACGAACAGCCACAACAACCACATGCGGATTCCCCTTTCGGGCCGGGGATAACTGGACTTGCCCCGCCCTGATCCCTACATAATGGCGCAGATCGCAGATACCAGCCAAGACGGATATGAGGCCCATCGCATGAATAACCCGCTGTTGCAGTTGCTTGTCCTGGCAGGGATCGCGATTTTCCTGATCCTGCGGCTGCGCAATGTCCTGGGCACGCGCGGCGGGTACGAGCCTCCTCAGGTCGATGCCCCCGAAGCGCCGCGCCCGCGCTTCGACGTGATCGAGGGTTCCGCGACCGAGGAGGATCAGGACATCCTGGACCACGCGCCGGCGGGCAGCGCCTCGGCCGACGCCCTGGCCGCGATGAAGGCGGCCGAGCCGTCCTTCGGGGTGACGGATTTCCTGAACGGCGCGAAATCGGCCTATGAGATGATCCTGATGGCCTTCGAACGCGGCGACCTGTCCGAGGTGCGGGCCTTCCTGGCCGAACCCGTGGCCCAGGCGTTCCAGTCGGTCATCGACGCCCGCGCCGCCAATGGCCAGACGGTGACGGCCCAGTATATCGGCACGCGCGAGACCGCCCTGGCCGGGGCGGAATACGACCGCGACACCGGCATGGCCGAGATTTCGGTCCGGTTCGTGGGCGAACTGATCGCCGCGACCCGCGACGCCGACGGCACCGTCATCGAGGGCGATCCCAGGGCGTCGCGCAAGCAACGCGACACCTGGACCTTTGCCCGCCGCATGGGTCAGGACGATCCGAACTGGCAATTGGTCGCGACCGGCTGATGGCCCGGCGCCGGGGCCTGACCCCCGAGGACCGCGAACTGTGGTCGCGCGTCGCCCGCAGCGCCGTGCCGCTGCATCCCGAACGCCCCCGGCCCGCCGCCGATCCCGACATCCGCCCGGCCTCCAAGCCGCCGATGCCGCCGCGCGCGCCCCTGGCCGATTTCAGCATCGGCCAGACGGACCGGGCACATGCCGCCGCGCCCCTGCCGCACTTCCCCTCGCCCGCGCAGCGGCTGTCGCAGCAGCCCCTGCGCATGGATCACAAGGTCCATCGCCGCATGGCCCAGGGCAAGATCGCCCCCGAGGCGCGGCTGGATCTGCACGGCCTGACCCTGGCCGCCGCCCATCCCCGGCTGATCGGCTTCATCCTGTCCAGCCATGCCCAGGGACGGCGGCTGGTCCTGGTCATCACCGGCAAGGGGCGCGGCGATCACGGCCCGCTGCCCACCCGCCCCGGCGCGCTGCGCCATCAGGTGCCGCAC contains:
- a CDS encoding ActS/PrrB/RegB family redox-sensitive histidine kinase translates to MPDPVAPPSGPAIQAEPIRMRTLVLLRWFAIAGQTAAVVVAHLMGIGFAIVPVLALIAAAAALNLWQGLWPRRRTSARLAVVHLTFDVIQISALMALTGGLANPFALLVLAPVTVAATSLDRRQTVALGLATMILVSLASRFALPLHDAGGGELMLAPVLALGHWAALMIGVVFFAGYAHRVTAELQATSNALFATQMALAREQRLQHLGGVVAAAAHEMGTPLATIKLIAAELADELDDRPDLQADAIALRDSAVRCGDILRSMGRAGKDDLHLRSAPLRTVLEDAAEPHAGRGPVVEIRADGPDIRRDPAIIHALRNLIQNAVDFAAARVVIESQARDGWLAVTIRDDGPGYPPALLARIGDPYLTSKRGGPQRAGYDGMGLGLFIAKTLLERSGARLDFGNGGPGAVVTVRWPLDRIAVEARGALGDNPRMT
- a CDS encoding SCO family protein, which encodes MADRKILLIGCVAALALLGAGGAWLASRDGGDRFARCSAGTVAGGMDSFGTDFTLTRQDGQRVTADQVFTKPSLLYFGYTFCPDVCPLDSARNAEAAALLAERGKDVQTVFITVDPGRDTPEVVADFTSLFSDDMIGLTGSEDEIAAVNKGWRNYYKVNDQEDQEYYLVDHMTNTYLVLPGNQTVAFFPRDTAPEAMAERVGCFVDALG
- a CDS encoding GntR family transcriptional regulator gives rise to the protein MRTDLTGLAEETASRLRNDITGGALPPGRRLSETRLAADLGVSRNTLREVFRLLTREGLLCHEPNRGVFVAVPSMASIVDIYRVRRLIEVPALAHAWPRHEAVAQMRLAVEKARAAREIQDWRRVGSANMEFHAAIVALTDSARLQGFFAQIIAELRLAFGLLDSPERLHEPYIDRNAQILDLLIQGQQAQAAAMLAGYLDDSERVVLAAFARLG
- a CDS encoding PAS-domain containing protein; this encodes MSLHGIGLVLLAVSTGTVSVLLAVALLRWWDRGPGQRGPRLPQGLDGSLKPMVLLFRGQRLVDATPPARALLDRISAPESEWTRLLQWIGPRFPEAIAGLSRIGRAGRFECLGQSGTGSATLRLLVEQIDSDLLRITITDPQAEYAGIVVDSMSQQAMEEELDLLRRSLDQTPMLVWRQDAEERVTWANAAYLRKAEAQADEPIGWPLPRLLDSPRPVPGAGTRTRRASLTQNGAVFWYDCHSHPIGDQTMMFALPADAAVRAERSLREFVQTLTKTFADLPIGLAIFDRQRHLQLFNPALIDLTNLPTGFLTARPTLFDLLDKLRELRMVPEPKDFRSWRQQMSNLESAAATGHHVEEWSLPGGQTYRVTGRPHPDGAVAFLFEDITSEMSLTRRFRAEMTLGHSVLDGLGDAVAVFGPGGQVIMSNRPYRELWPGAGSLAEALACWQAPAEAGPGVAALAARLTQAEAGLRDTGLMAGPQGQLLGWAVTKLGAGRQMVRFRLPDPAAATLAEDKGMLASAG
- a CDS encoding HD family hydrolase codes for the protein MAARPRRAWQRMLSGRRLDLLDPTPLDIEITDIAHGLAFVARWNGQTQGDWPYSVAEHSLLVEDILGRLNPGVEARWKLAALLHDAPEYVIGDMISPVKAALGAEYGRMDERLAAAIHRRFGLPAALPPAIKTKIKTADRISARLEAVQIAGFSEAEARRLFPLQNDAIMSVLHIQLRPPTQARAAFLDRFHALMETADDPA
- a CDS encoding Tim44/TimA family putative adaptor protein → MNNPLLQLLVLAGIAIFLILRLRNVLGTRGGYEPPQVDAPEAPRPRFDVIEGSATEEDQDILDHAPAGSASADALAAMKAAEPSFGVTDFLNGAKSAYEMILMAFERGDLSEVRAFLAEPVAQAFQSVIDARAANGQTVTAQYIGTRETALAGAEYDRDTGMAEISVRFVGELIAATRDADGTVIEGDPRASRKQRDTWTFARRMGQDDPNWQLVATG
- the secB gene encoding protein-export chaperone SecB yields the protein MADETNPNGAAPAAAQVRMQILAQYIRDLSFENAVATKGAPQGEVQPEITVQVSLDARKRAGDNQYEVISKFRVTSTNKGDNSTLFLAELDYGGVFLIEGVPEDQMHPFLMIECPRMLFPFVRRIISDLTRDGGFPPFNMDPVDFLALYRQELARRAQSQQAGAPADQRLS
- a CDS encoding Smr/MutS family protein; translation: MARRRGLTPEDRELWSRVARSAVPLHPERPRPAADPDIRPASKPPMPPRAPLADFSIGQTDRAHAAAPLPHFPSPAQRLSQQPLRMDHKVHRRMAQGKIAPEARLDLHGLTLAAAHPRLIGFILSSHAQGRRLVLVITGKGRGDHGPLPTRPGALRHQVPHWLHMPPLAPVVQQVTAAHYRHGGEGAYYVYLRRQTEERGG
- a CDS encoding H-NS histone family protein; this translates as MNFDLDKMTLKELRDLRGKLDRAINSYEDRKRREALAAVEEAAREHGFNLSDLTGAKPRRSGTVAPKYANPSDPTMTWTGRGRKPRWVQESLDGGKQLDDLLI
- a CDS encoding ActR/PrrA/RegA family redox response regulator transcription factor: MEHDNFAQPDPGPDPSLLLVDDDEIFVTRLARAMEKRGFATRTALSVADALAMIRSQPPAYAVVDLRLEDGNGLDVVEALRDLRADARIIVLTGYGAIATAVAAVKMGATDYLAKPADANDVTSALLSSGESLPPPPDNPMSADRVRWEHIQRVYEQCDRNVSETARRLHMHRRTLQRILAKRGPR
- a CDS encoding FxsA family protein, which produces MWLLWLFVLLPIVEIALFIQVGGLIGVWATLALVVLAFVLGVAVIRSQGNQAWVQAQRSLAELRDPSRPLAHGMMRILAGVLLIVPGFFTDAIGLLLLIPPVRDLIMRQASRRMRVTTVHMTRRETHRPPYADGVIDADYVVEDARPVRNPRPPVDLPEDLADDDGRPAPRGNSGWTRH